TCTTGGAAAACACAATCTGCCACAGCTGAATGCGGCGGGCATCAAACCCGGCGGCGAAGGACAACAGATAATACTCCCACATACGCCGAAAGCGCTCGTCATAGCGCTCCCGCAAGACGTGCCAACTGGCCCGAAAATTGTCACACCAGGCGCGTAGTGTTCTGACATAGTCGGCGCCGAAACTGTGCCAGTCTTCCAACATCAACAGCCCGTCCGTGACCTCTCCGAGCTGTTTCATGGACGGCAGGGTCCCCCCCGGAAAAATATATGTGTTGATCCACGGGTCCCCGCTGTAGACAGTCTTGTTTCCGCCCATGGTATGGAGCAGAAAGAGCCCCTCGGACTGGAGGCAGGCGTCAACAACCCGGAAAAAAGCCGGGTAGTTCTTATAGCCAACGTGCTCGAACATGCCGACTGACACGATTGCGTCGAAGCGTCCGTGAATCTCCGACCTCAGTTCACGATAGTCTTGGAGGATGATATCGACCGGCAGCCCACGGCACAGCCGGTCGGCCAGTTCCCGCTGTTCCTTGGACACCGTGACGCCGACGACCTCAGCCTGGTATTGCTCGGCCGCGTACTTGGCGAAACTGCCCCAGCCACAGCCGATATCGAGCACCCGCATACCGGGCTGGAGTTGGACTTTTCGGCAGATCAACTCCAGCTTGGCCTCCTGCGCCTGGTCGAGCGTTTCGGCCTGTTTCCAGTATCCACAGCTGTAGACCATGCGCGTGTCCAGCATTTTTTCGTACAGGTCGTTGCCGATATCGTAGTGGCGCTCGCCGACCTCGAAGGCGCGAGCCTTGCGCTGTGGATTGGTGACCTTGGCGACCAGCACGTACATTTTCTCGCGCAGCGGGATCACTTTCTCGGGCAGGCCGGCCGTGAGCATTTTGGACAGGCACTGGTCGAGCGCCTGACAGTCCCACCAGCCGTCCATGTAGGATTCCCCCAGTCCGAGCGAGCCGGCTGTCAGAACCCGGCTGTAAAATTGCGGATTACAGACGTGGATATCCCACGGACGGTCGCCGTCAATCTGAATATCGGCCTGGGCGAGGAGATTCCGCACAGTGTCTTGCATGGCCCGATGTCCTGGCCCTGTCAGCCCCAATCGAAAACCAGCGCTCAATTGGAGTGCTCAGAAAGAAGCGGCAGGTTTCGTCAGCCTCCTGTTACATGCAAGTGGACAGGCAGACGGGAGCATAGTCAGGAACCACCGGCAAGTCAACGACGGCCGCAGCTGTGAGCGTCCAACCTCTGAAAGGCGAGGCTCAGGGGCGACCGCCTCTGGTGAGCCGGATGTCTTGTGCGAAGGCCATCCGTGGCGTAAGCATGAGCAGAGAAGAACGGACCCCCCATGCTGTCCGCAGTAGAACAAACACGTCGTGAGGTGTCACGAGCCATCGCGGCGAAGAGGAAATCGCAACTCGGTCAATTTTTCACCCCGGCGAGAACGGCTCGGTTCATGGCCGGGCTGTTTGTCCAGACACCGAGCAGCTCCTGCCATCTGTTCGACGCTGGCGCCGGGGTTGGCTCGCTGAGTGCGGCCTTTCTGGAAAGACTGGCTTCCGGCGGCCTCGACTATCAGCACATCACAATCGACGCTTTCGAGCGTGACGAGTCCCTCCACCCCTATTTGCACAAAACGCTGGAGGAGTACGGGCAGTCTCTCAATATCGTGTCACACGTCGAGGGGGGCGACTTCATAGAAATCGCGGTTCAGTCGATGTGCGGGAGCCTTTTTGCCCCAGCTCTTCCCCGCTATACCCATGCCCTGCTGAATCCGCCGTACAAAAAAATACGGAGCGATTCTGTACACCGCAGGGCCTTGCGTAGAGCTGGTATCGAAACAGTCAACCTGTACTCAGCCTTTGTCGCCCTGTCTCTCGCCCTGCTTGCCCATCGCGGTCAGCTTGTCGCAATCATACCGCGCAGCTTCTGCAACGGTCCCTACTATCGACCTTTTCGCGAGTTCGTTCTGGAGCGCGCGGCAATCCAACACCTGCACTTATTCGCCTCGCGCAACACGGCCTTCAAAGACGACGGCGTCCTGCAAGAAAACCTCATCCTCAGGTGTGAGCGAGGCGCACCGCAGGGCAAGAGGTCACGGTGACAAGTTCGACCGATGACAGTTTCACCGGTTTACAGACCGATACCTATCCCTTTGAACGCATTGTCCTTCCAGATGATCGTGAGCGTTTCATCCATATTCCCCACTCGTCCAGACAGCCCATGCTTGAGGAATCGCCGACGGCTCGCTCTTCCTTGAGCGAGCTTGGCATCAGCGTGTCCACCGGCCCGGTCGTCGATTTCCGTCGAGCGGCACGACGAAGAAAGAAAATTTTTCCAGAGTCGCCCCTGGGAAAAGCCCCGGAATTCGTGAGTGCCACTCTGCGTCTGGACAGCTTCGGACACCGTCAGGCACTCAGCCTGTGACTCGTAGCCCCGAACTGTAGATTTGTCAAAACAGAAAGTAGCGCTGGGCCAGCGCCAGCACGTTGGCCGGCTCGCAGGTCAGCAGCTGCCCGTCGGCCCGGACCTCATACGTCTCGGGATTGACCTCGATGTGCGGCAGCGCCCCATTGTGGATCAGGTCTGTTTTGCCCACCTGCCGGCAGTTGTGAACCGGCGCCAGCCGCTTTTGCAATCCGAGCTGCCCGGCCAGACCGTTGTCATGCGCCGCGCGGGAGACGAAACTGAGCGACAGGCTGGCCGGGGCACGACCAAAATGGCCGAACATCGGCCGACCGAAGACCGGCTGGGGGGTCGGAATCGAGGCGTTGGGGTCGCCCATCGCCGCCCAGGCAATAAAGCCGCCCTTCAGAATGAGTTCGGGCTTGACGCCGAAAAACTTGGGCTCCCACAACACCAGATCAGCCAGCTTGCCGACCTCGATTGAGCCGACGTGGTCGGCAATGCCGTGGGTCAGGGCCGGGTTGATGGTGTACTTGGCCAGGTAGCGCTTGACCCGAAAATTGTCGTTGTCGCCGCTCTCCTCGGCCAGGCGTCCGCGCTGGACGCGCATTTTATGGGCCGTCTGCCAGGTGCGGAGAATCACCTCCCCGACCCGGCCCATGGCCTGGGAGTCG
The Desulfurellaceae bacterium genome window above contains:
- a CDS encoding Eco57I restriction-modification methylase domain-containing protein — its product is MAGLFVQTPSSSCHLFDAGAGVGSLSAAFLERLASGGLDYQHITIDAFERDESLHPYLHKTLEEYGQSLNIVSHVEGGDFIEIAVQSMCGSLFAPALPRYTHALLNPPYKKIRSDSVHRRALRRAGIETVNLYSAFVALSLALLAHRGQLVAIIPRSFCNGPYYRPFREFVLERAAIQHLHLFASRNTAFKDDGVLQENLILRCERGAPQGKRSR
- the cfa gene encoding cyclopropane fatty acyl phospholipid synthase, which translates into the protein MQDTVRNLLAQADIQIDGDRPWDIHVCNPQFYSRVLTAGSLGLGESYMDGWWDCQALDQCLSKMLTAGLPEKVIPLREKMYVLVAKVTNPQRKARAFEVGERHYDIGNDLYEKMLDTRMVYSCGYWKQAETLDQAQEAKLELICRKVQLQPGMRVLDIGCGWGSFAKYAAEQYQAEVVGVTVSKEQRELADRLCRGLPVDIILQDYRELRSEIHGRFDAIVSVGMFEHVGYKNYPAFFRVVDACLQSEGLFLLHTMGGNKTVYSGDPWINTYIFPGGTLPSMKQLGEVTDGLLMLEDWHSFGADYVRTLRAWCDNFRASWHVLRERYDERFRRMWEYYLLSFAAGFDARRIQLWQIVFSKNRPPGYQSVR